In Pseudobythopirellula maris, a single window of DNA contains:
- a CDS encoding glycoside hydrolase family 3 N-terminal domain-containing protein, giving the protein MTSSTRRWALIATLVACVAGGSWSPTTSAQQGPSQQESLPPTNDASSEENMQPETGPQYGTTRRANTDKQTPIERLNIDLESGAVEERVARLLAVMTLEEKIGQLCQVAPGGETLADDLADDIRHGRVGSVFYTGHAEQTREAQRVATQESRLGLWLLTPRDVIHGFRTVFPIPLGQAASWNPELVRRAARIAAEEARVEGVNWTFAPMLDISRDARWGRIAESLGEDPQLASTLGAAMVVGFQGDNPARPVLAACAKHFVAYGLTEGGRDYNRSMVSINELHNTFLPPFRAALDAGCLTLMTGFSSVNGVPPTGSRELVGDLLKRRWGFDGLVVSDWGSVVEMIEHGYAADSRDAAQKAIAAGVDMEMASETYRENLLELVEAGETPLAEIDEAVRRVLRLKLRVGPPRESTAALNEPAEESLAAARELATQSVVLLKNRPPKQRAPQRGQAILPLDPAALRRVAVVGPLANAARDQLGCWMLDGKPEEAITPLEALRNALPEAEVTHAPALDSSTDTSEERFEQTLGVVSRADVAIAFVGEDWWLSGEARSRADLNLPGAQPALVRALAQTDTPLVLVVLAGRPLTIGHEATLADAVLYAWHPGTMGGPAIADLLLGAASPSGKLPLSFPKHVGQSPLYYNHPRTGRPAQAEVRALIGSDRSDFPEEMKYRSHYLDVDPFPLYPFGYGLSYTTFGYSELAITTAELRAGQTLTARCRLTNTGDHAGAEIVQLYTRDVAASLVRPVRELQAFRRVTLAAGESTELEFELPAERLAFFDNRGESRLEPGEFRLWIGGDSAATLGGAFELVDGPATP; this is encoded by the coding sequence ATGACAAGCTCCACGCGCCGATGGGCGCTGATCGCCACGCTGGTCGCCTGCGTGGCCGGCGGCTCCTGGTCGCCGACCACTAGCGCCCAACAAGGGCCTTCGCAGCAAGAGAGCTTGCCGCCAACGAACGACGCCTCATCGGAAGAGAACATGCAGCCCGAGACTGGCCCTCAGTACGGAACGACGCGCCGGGCTAATACCGATAAGCAAACGCCGATCGAGCGGTTGAACATCGACCTCGAGAGCGGCGCGGTCGAAGAGCGTGTGGCTCGTCTGCTGGCGGTCATGACGCTCGAAGAGAAGATCGGACAGCTCTGCCAAGTGGCCCCCGGGGGTGAGACGCTCGCCGATGACTTGGCAGACGACATCCGCCACGGGCGGGTCGGGTCGGTCTTCTACACTGGGCACGCCGAGCAAACACGCGAAGCGCAACGCGTCGCCACGCAAGAGTCACGCCTCGGCCTCTGGCTGCTCACGCCGCGCGACGTGATCCACGGGTTCCGGACCGTGTTCCCGATCCCACTGGGGCAGGCCGCCAGCTGGAACCCCGAGCTCGTTCGCCGGGCCGCCCGCATCGCCGCCGAGGAGGCGCGTGTCGAAGGGGTGAACTGGACCTTCGCGCCGATGCTCGATATCAGCCGCGACGCCCGCTGGGGTCGCATCGCCGAGTCGCTCGGCGAAGACCCGCAGCTCGCCTCGACGCTCGGCGCGGCGATGGTCGTTGGATTCCAGGGGGACAACCCTGCGCGGCCGGTTCTCGCCGCCTGCGCGAAGCACTTCGTCGCCTACGGGCTCACCGAAGGGGGCCGCGACTACAACCGGTCGATGGTGTCGATCAACGAGTTGCACAACACCTTCCTGCCGCCGTTCCGGGCGGCGCTCGACGCCGGCTGCCTGACGCTGATGACCGGCTTCAGCAGCGTGAATGGCGTGCCGCCCACGGGCAGCCGGGAACTGGTCGGCGACCTGCTCAAACGCCGCTGGGGCTTCGACGGCCTCGTGGTGAGCGACTGGGGATCGGTCGTCGAGATGATCGAGCATGGCTACGCCGCCGACAGCCGCGACGCTGCGCAGAAGGCGATCGCCGCCGGCGTCGACATGGAGATGGCCTCCGAGACCTACCGCGAGAACCTGCTCGAACTGGTCGAGGCGGGCGAGACGCCGCTCGCCGAGATCGACGAAGCGGTCCGCCGGGTGTTGAGGCTCAAGCTGCGGGTCGGGCCTCCCCGCGAGTCGACCGCCGCGCTCAACGAGCCCGCCGAAGAGAGCCTCGCCGCCGCTCGGGAGCTCGCCACGCAAAGCGTGGTGCTGCTCAAGAACCGGCCGCCCAAGCAGCGGGCCCCGCAGCGCGGTCAAGCCATCTTGCCGCTCGACCCCGCAGCGCTGCGGCGTGTGGCGGTGGTCGGCCCGCTCGCCAACGCCGCCCGCGACCAGCTCGGCTGCTGGATGCTCGACGGCAAGCCGGAGGAAGCAATCACGCCGCTCGAGGCGCTCCGCAACGCGCTGCCGGAAGCCGAAGTCACGCACGCCCCGGCGCTCGACTCCTCGACGGACACGAGCGAAGAGCGATTCGAGCAAACCCTGGGGGTGGTGTCGCGCGCCGACGTGGCGATCGCGTTCGTCGGCGAGGATTGGTGGCTCAGCGGCGAAGCCCGCTCGCGGGCCGACCTGAACCTGCCCGGCGCCCAGCCCGCCTTGGTCCGAGCCCTCGCCCAGACCGACACGCCGCTGGTGCTCGTCGTGCTGGCCGGCCGGCCGCTGACGATCGGTCACGAGGCGACTCTCGCCGACGCGGTGCTCTACGCCTGGCACCCCGGCACGATGGGCGGCCCGGCGATCGCCGACCTGCTGCTCGGCGCCGCCTCGCCGAGCGGCAAGCTGCCGCTCTCGTTCCCGAAGCACGTGGGCCAGTCGCCCCTCTACTACAACCACCCCAGGACCGGCCGCCCGGCGCAGGCCGAGGTGCGGGCGCTGATCGGCTCGGACCGCAGCGACTTCCCCGAGGAGATGAAATACCGCTCGCACTATCTGGACGTCGACCCTTTCCCGCTCTACCCGTTCGGCTATGGGCTCTCTTACACCACGTTCGGCTACAGCGAATTGGCGATCACGACTGCCGAGCTGCGAGCCGGGCAAACGCTCACGGCCCGCTGCCGCCTGACCAACACCGGCGACCACGCCGGCGCCGAGATCGTGCAGCTCTACACGCGTGACGTGGCCGCGAGTCTCGTACGGCCGGTGCGTGAGCTGCAAGCGTTCCGGCGTGTGACGCTCGCGGCGGGCGAATCGACCGAGCTCGAGTTCGAGCTGCCGGCCGAGCGCCTGGCGTTCTTCGACAACCGGGGCGAGTCGCGTCTCGAGCCGGGCGAATTCCGCTTGTGGATCGGCGGCGACTCGGCCGCCACGCTCGGCGGGGCATTCGAGCTCGTCGACGGTCCGGCGACGCCGTAG